One window of Paludibacter propionicigenes WB4 genomic DNA carries:
- a CDS encoding bifunctional UDP-N-acetylmuramoyl-tripeptide:D-alanyl-D-alanine ligase/alanine racemase — MKLNKIAQIVGANDSNVPSVEINWLLTDSRSLSFPVESLFFAIHTARNNGHNYIAELYQQNLRYFVVSEMHPEFEKMTDAVFLKVEDSLKALQALAVAHRNAFDIPVIGITGSNGKTVVKEWLYQLLHTDYVITRSPRSYNSQIGVPLSVWALSESTQLGIFEAGISEPHEMKRLQPIIRPTIGIFTNLGDAHQENFSGLKQKCEEKLQLFDQSEVLVYCSDNKLVEISIAQSAFKGVFFSWGKSDKATVQIVQKEKTVSSTKVVLKYNAVESSVTIPFTDDASIENALQCVAVMLYLGLKTAEIAKRILLLEAVAMRLEVKEGVRDCLIINDSYNSDLNSLSIALDFLNQQATAKKLSKTLILSDILQSGQTSDELYKTVSGLVHNKNVQRIIGIGSEISKHADIFELVDKTFFEQTEDFLKSPILRELKNEIILLKGSRTYHFEDISEKLELVTHETTLEVNLNALIDNLNYFRAKLRPETKIMCMVKAFAYGSGAVEVARTLQHHRCDYLAVAVADEGAELRREGIRIPIVVMNPEKGSFGMIFDNKLEPEIYSFRLLDAFIASAEKLGLTDYPIHIKIDSGMHRLGFEPKNMEELLTRLKNQNQVKVRSVFSHLSGSDEAKFDSFTKQQIDTFTDCADQLSGAFSHNIMRHILNSAGIERFSEYQFDMVRLGIGHYGISSLPDVKLKQVCALKTIILQIKTVKAGETVGYSRKGIVNEDKRIAIIPIGYADGFDRKLGNGGGEVLVNGKRAKVIGNVCMDLVMIDVTNVEANEGDSVEIFGDNLTISEVAGWLKTIPYEVLTSVSRRVKRVYFQE, encoded by the coding sequence ATGAAACTAAATAAAATAGCTCAGATTGTTGGAGCGAATGATTCAAACGTTCCATCTGTCGAAATAAATTGGTTACTTACCGATAGCCGTTCATTATCTTTTCCGGTAGAAAGTTTATTTTTTGCCATTCATACGGCTAGGAATAACGGTCACAATTATATTGCTGAGCTTTACCAACAGAACCTTCGTTACTTTGTGGTGAGTGAAATGCATCCTGAGTTTGAGAAAATGACCGATGCTGTTTTCTTGAAAGTGGAGGATAGTTTGAAAGCTTTGCAAGCTTTGGCAGTTGCTCACCGCAATGCATTTGACATTCCGGTTATTGGTATAACCGGTAGTAATGGCAAAACAGTTGTAAAAGAATGGCTCTACCAACTTTTACACACCGACTATGTGATTACACGCTCGCCCAGAAGTTATAACTCGCAAATTGGCGTTCCGCTTTCGGTTTGGGCTTTGAGCGAAAGTACTCAATTGGGTATTTTTGAAGCGGGAATCTCCGAACCGCACGAGATGAAACGTCTCCAACCGATTATTCGACCGACAATAGGCATTTTTACCAATTTAGGCGATGCGCATCAGGAAAATTTTAGTGGACTCAAGCAGAAATGCGAAGAAAAGCTCCAACTTTTTGATCAATCGGAAGTGCTTGTATATTGCAGCGACAATAAGCTTGTAGAAATATCTATAGCTCAATCCGCTTTCAAAGGCGTATTCTTTTCCTGGGGAAAGTCTGATAAAGCTACCGTTCAGATAGTACAAAAAGAAAAAACGGTGTCGAGCACTAAAGTCGTGTTGAAATACAATGCTGTAGAGTCGTCTGTAACCATCCCTTTCACAGACGATGCTTCTATCGAAAATGCGCTACAATGTGTGGCTGTGATGTTGTATTTAGGCTTGAAAACCGCTGAAATAGCTAAACGAATTTTACTGCTCGAAGCTGTAGCTATGCGGCTTGAAGTAAAAGAAGGTGTGCGTGACTGTCTGATTATAAACGATAGTTATAATTCGGATTTGAACTCGTTAAGCATTGCACTTGATTTTCTGAACCAGCAAGCTACTGCTAAAAAACTATCAAAAACATTGATTCTGTCGGATATTCTGCAAAGCGGTCAAACATCAGATGAGCTTTATAAAACTGTTTCCGGGCTGGTACACAACAAAAATGTACAACGTATTATAGGTATCGGTTCTGAAATATCCAAACATGCCGACATATTCGAGTTGGTTGATAAAACTTTCTTTGAACAAACCGAAGATTTTCTGAAATCACCAATTCTTCGCGAGTTGAAAAATGAGATTATTCTACTCAAGGGTTCCAGAACATACCATTTCGAAGACATTTCTGAGAAGCTCGAACTGGTAACTCACGAAACTACGCTGGAAGTAAACCTGAATGCGCTGATAGATAATTTGAATTATTTCCGCGCTAAACTTCGCCCCGAAACGAAAATAATGTGCATGGTAAAAGCATTTGCCTACGGAAGCGGAGCTGTTGAAGTGGCACGTACACTGCAACATCATCGATGCGATTACCTGGCAGTGGCAGTGGCTGATGAAGGTGCCGAACTGCGCCGTGAGGGAATTAGAATACCTATCGTGGTGATGAATCCTGAAAAAGGAAGTTTCGGTATGATATTCGACAACAAGCTTGAGCCTGAAATATACAGCTTTAGGCTACTTGATGCTTTTATTGCTTCGGCAGAAAAGCTTGGTTTGACTGATTATCCGATTCATATTAAGATTGATAGCGGTATGCATCGCCTCGGCTTCGAACCTAAAAATATGGAGGAATTACTGACTCGCCTAAAGAATCAAAATCAGGTTAAGGTTCGTTCTGTGTTTTCTCATTTATCCGGATCTGACGAAGCAAAATTTGACTCTTTCACAAAACAGCAAATAGATACTTTCACCGATTGTGCTGACCAGCTATCAGGTGCTTTCTCGCATAATATTATGCGTCACATTCTCAATTCAGCCGGTATAGAACGATTTTCCGAATACCAGTTTGATATGGTTCGATTGGGAATAGGACATTACGGCATAAGCTCCCTTCCCGATGTAAAACTTAAGCAGGTTTGTGCTCTGAAAACCATTATTTTGCAGATTAAAACCGTGAAAGCTGGAGAAACAGTGGGTTATAGCCGGAAAGGTATTGTGAACGAAGATAAACGAATCGCCATTATTCCGATAGGTTATGCCGATGGATTTGACCGTAAGCTGGGCAACGGAGGAGGTGAAGTGCTTGTAAATGGAAAACGTGCAAAGGTAATAGGTAATGTTTGCATGGATTTGGTTATGATTGATGTAACAAATGTAGAAGCAAATGAGGGTGATTCGGTCGAGATTTTTGGGGATAATCTGACTATTTCTGAAGTGGCCGGTTGGCTGAAAACCATTCCTTACGAAGTGCTTACAAGTGTTTCGCGGAGAGTAAAGAGAGTTTATTTTCAAGAATAA
- a CDS encoding potassium channel family protein produces the protein MKSKVRNLILRELLVPLLALSGILIVGFLGYIIIEGLSPLQSLYMLVITFATIGYGDVVPITSAGKIFTICIVISGFTIGLYAIGKISAFFVEGELLNILKQRKMNKVLDSMHDHYIICGYGKTGKSVLDDLLKKGLEVVLIENNTERSERLKEIYGQKFIHIDGDATTDEVLLKAGVERAKILISVLSTDAENLFVTLSAKDLNKNIKVITRVAETNSTEKFRKAGANFIVSPIEIATERIISIATSSTDFFSFVEFAGAKEEMKEYKFGLVEINKDSDLINKTYREANIPNRTNLVVIGCYTSTSELQVNPKADNYISLGDKLLVFGTEIQINNLRNIAKHTK, from the coding sequence ATGAAATCAAAAGTAAGAAATTTAATACTGAGAGAGTTACTGGTTCCATTACTGGCATTATCCGGTATTTTGATAGTAGGCTTTTTGGGGTATATTATCATTGAGGGCTTAAGTCCGCTGCAATCACTTTATATGTTGGTAATTACCTTTGCCACCATTGGCTATGGTGATGTTGTTCCGATTACAAGTGCCGGTAAGATCTTTACTATTTGTATCGTTATTTCGGGATTTACAATTGGTTTGTATGCTATCGGAAAAATTTCAGCTTTCTTTGTTGAGGGCGAACTTTTAAATATTTTAAAACAAAGGAAAATGAACAAAGTACTAGATTCAATGCATGATCACTATATCATTTGTGGTTATGGGAAGACCGGAAAAAGCGTGTTAGACGATTTGCTGAAGAAAGGGTTGGAAGTTGTACTAATTGAAAATAATACCGAAAGAAGCGAACGATTAAAGGAAATATACGGGCAAAAATTCATCCATATTGATGGCGATGCGACAACAGATGAAGTTTTGCTGAAAGCAGGAGTAGAAAGGGCAAAGATTCTGATTTCCGTACTTTCAACCGATGCCGAAAATCTCTTTGTTACATTGAGTGCCAAAGATTTGAATAAAAACATCAAAGTAATAACACGTGTTGCCGAAACAAATTCTACCGAAAAGTTCAGAAAAGCCGGAGCCAATTTCATTGTTTCACCTATCGAAATAGCTACAGAACGTATTATTTCAATCGCAACTTCGAGTACCGATTTTTTCAGCTTTGTTGAATTTGCCGGAGCTAAGGAAGAAATGAAAGAATATAAATTCGGACTTGTTGAAATAAATAAAGACAGCGACCTGATTAATAAAACTTATCGTGAAGCGAACATCCCGAACCGAACTAACTTGGTTGTGATTGGATGTTACACCTCTACGAGTGAATTGCAGGTAAATCCAAAAGCGGATAACTACATAAGTCTTGGAGATAAACTGCTTGTATTTGGGACTGAAATCCAAATAAATAACCTGAGAAATATAGCTAAACATACTAAATAA
- a CDS encoding metallophosphoesterase family protein, with the protein MKKRNTLILIYLVLFLCAAFAAKPFRFALFTDTHISPTNTQPTEDLINAVNDVNSLNDIDFVIVSGDVSDLGDTVSLRIARKQLEKLHMPYFILPGNHDIRWSEPQAANFKKIFKADKFSFTHKGYKFIGFATAPQAKSGKGIIRNEDIDWLQKTMDSAKTDVPMFAVTHYPLQTGDVENWKEATDILKKHNIKAVLGGHYHRNVLFNYDGIPGIISRSALRAKDPVGGYSVFAVSDTIKVWEKRIGQKELLWLELPMEQ; encoded by the coding sequence ATGAAAAAACGGAATACACTCATATTGATTTATCTGGTTCTATTCCTGTGTGCTGCATTTGCTGCAAAACCATTTCGCTTTGCACTTTTTACAGACACTCACATATCGCCCACAAATACTCAACCAACAGAAGATCTTATAAATGCAGTGAACGATGTAAATTCGCTTAATGATATTGATTTTGTAATAGTTTCGGGCGATGTATCCGATTTAGGCGATACAGTTTCGCTCAGAATCGCCCGAAAGCAGCTCGAAAAATTACACATGCCGTATTTCATTCTTCCGGGCAATCATGATATTCGCTGGTCCGAACCTCAGGCTGCCAACTTCAAAAAGATTTTTAAAGCGGATAAATTCTCTTTCACACACAAAGGATATAAATTCATTGGTTTTGCTACTGCACCGCAGGCGAAATCAGGCAAGGGAATTATCAGGAATGAAGATATTGATTGGCTACAAAAAACGATGGATAGCGCAAAAACCGATGTACCCATGTTTGCAGTAACGCATTATCCGCTACAGACAGGCGATGTGGAAAACTGGAAGGAAGCGACGGATATACTAAAAAAACACAATATAAAAGCAGTTTTGGGAGGACATTATCATCGCAATGTTTTGTTTAATTACGATGGAATACCGGGCATAATCAGCAGATCGGCTTTAAGGGCTAAAGATCCGGTAGGAGGATATTCTGTTTTTGCCGTTTCTGACACGATAAAGGTTTGGGAAAAACGAATCGGACAAAAAGAACTGCTTTGGCTCGAATTACCAATGGAACAATAA
- the purT gene encoding formate-dependent phosphoribosylglycinamide formyltransferase: MTKIGTTLSSVGKKAVLCGSGELGKEVAIELQRYGIEVVALDKYPNAPAMQVAHSSHVFSMLDGEKLRAVIETEKPDYIIPEIEAIATDTLVELEKEGFNVIPTAKATFLTMNREGIRRLAAEDLQIATSPYRFASSKEEFESAVAEIGIPCVVKPIMSSSGHGQSVIKTAADIDRSWKIAQEGGRAGAGRVIVEAFVKFDYEITLLTVRHSAGTTFLNPIGHYQEDGDYRESWQPQPMIDSALEKAQKIAKLVTDALGGYGIFGVELFVCGNDVLFSEVSPRPHDTGMVTMISQDMSQFALHARAILGLPVPAVRFNRPSASKAIVVEGDSDKVVFDNLENVLAEADVQLRIFGKPEVVGHRRLGVILASADTIEEARAKANRAYDKLEINVLPR; the protein is encoded by the coding sequence ATGACAAAAATTGGAACAACTCTCTCGTCGGTAGGCAAAAAAGCCGTTTTATGCGGATCGGGAGAACTGGGAAAGGAAGTTGCTATTGAATTGCAACGTTATGGAATTGAGGTAGTAGCGCTGGATAAATATCCAAATGCTCCGGCTATGCAAGTAGCGCATAGTTCACATGTATTTTCTATGCTCGATGGAGAAAAATTGCGCGCAGTAATTGAAACAGAAAAACCTGATTATATCATTCCGGAAATTGAGGCTATTGCTACTGATACTTTGGTCGAATTGGAAAAGGAAGGATTTAATGTTATACCAACAGCCAAAGCAACTTTTCTTACAATGAACCGTGAAGGAATTCGCCGTTTGGCAGCCGAAGATTTGCAGATTGCCACTTCTCCTTATCGTTTTGCTTCCAGCAAAGAAGAATTCGAATCGGCTGTTGCCGAAATCGGTATTCCGTGTGTGGTAAAGCCTATCATGAGTTCTTCCGGCCATGGACAAAGCGTTATTAAAACTGCTGCAGACATTGACAGATCCTGGAAAATAGCTCAGGAAGGCGGTCGGGCAGGAGCTGGGCGTGTGATTGTCGAAGCATTTGTAAAGTTTGATTATGAAATTACATTGTTGACCGTACGTCACAGTGCCGGTACAACATTTCTGAATCCAATAGGTCATTATCAGGAAGATGGCGATTATCGAGAATCATGGCAACCTCAACCAATGATTGACAGTGCATTGGAAAAAGCGCAGAAAATTGCAAAACTGGTAACCGATGCGTTAGGTGGTTATGGAATTTTTGGAGTGGAACTTTTTGTTTGTGGCAATGATGTTTTGTTCAGTGAAGTGTCACCGCGCCCACACGATACAGGTATGGTAACAATGATATCGCAGGATATGTCGCAATTTGCACTTCATGCTCGTGCTATTCTTGGTTTACCTGTACCAGCTGTACGGTTTAATCGTCCTTCTGCCTCAAAAGCTATTGTAGTTGAGGGTGATAGTGATAAAGTCGTATTTGACAACCTGGAGAATGTGTTGGCTGAAGCCGATGTGCAGCTTCGTATATTCGGAAAACCGGAAGTTGTGGGTCACAGACGATTGGGAGTGATTTTGGCAAGTGCCGATACTATAGAAGAAGCTCGTGCTAAAGCTAACCGGGCATATGATAAATTAGAAATAAACGTTTTGCCACGTTAA
- a CDS encoding Nramp family divalent metal transporter, with product MFKLFKNIDRKNYRPVFGGLDILKFIGPGLLVTVGFIDPGNWASNLAAGAEFGYALLWMVTLSTIMLILLQHNVAHLGIATGLCLSEAAAIYLKPAYSKILLSSAMLASISTSLAEILGGAIALEMLFKIPVKAGALLVTVFVIIMLYTNSYKIIEKWIIAFVSVIGLSFLYELSLVHIDWNEAVTGWVTPTFPNGSILIIMSVMGAVVMPHNLFLHSEIIQSRQWNMEDDRIIKKQLRYEFLDTLVSMLVGWAINSAMILLAAATFFKTRTPVSELQQANHLLVPLLGNNSAIVFAVALLFSGIASTITSGMAAGSIFAGMYKEPYDIKDNHSRMGVAISLLIAYGIILLITNPFQGLIISQMILSIQLPFTIFLQVYLTSSQKVMGKYRNTLFSKILLYSLGVIVTLLNIALFVSLF from the coding sequence ATGTTTAAACTTTTCAAAAATATTGACCGAAAAAACTACAGACCGGTTTTTGGAGGCTTGGATATTCTAAAATTTATAGGTCCAGGATTACTTGTTACGGTTGGATTTATCGATCCGGGAAATTGGGCATCAAATCTAGCTGCCGGAGCGGAGTTTGGGTATGCACTGTTGTGGATGGTGACTCTGTCTACTATCATGCTGATACTTTTGCAACATAACGTTGCGCACTTAGGTATAGCTACCGGCCTTTGCTTATCGGAGGCTGCTGCTATTTACCTGAAACCCGCATACTCAAAGATATTATTATCATCGGCTATGTTGGCTTCTATTTCTACATCTCTAGCCGAAATCCTAGGAGGTGCTATCGCGTTAGAAATGTTATTTAAAATTCCGGTAAAAGCAGGTGCTTTGCTGGTTACAGTGTTTGTGATTATCATGCTCTATACTAATTCTTATAAAATTATAGAGAAATGGATAATTGCTTTTGTTTCTGTAATTGGATTATCTTTTCTGTATGAACTCTCATTGGTACACATTGACTGGAATGAAGCTGTTACAGGCTGGGTAACCCCAACATTTCCAAACGGATCTATTTTAATTATAATGAGTGTGATGGGTGCAGTTGTTATGCCCCATAATCTGTTTTTGCACTCAGAAATTATTCAGAGCCGACAATGGAATATGGAGGATGATAGAATTATAAAGAAACAACTTCGCTATGAGTTTCTAGATACCTTAGTTTCTATGTTGGTAGGCTGGGCTATAAACAGCGCTATGATTCTGCTGGCAGCTGCAACATTTTTTAAAACAAGAACCCCGGTTTCAGAACTACAGCAGGCAAATCATTTACTGGTACCTCTTTTGGGAAATAATTCTGCTATTGTTTTCGCCGTTGCACTTCTTTTTTCCGGTATTGCATCCACAATCACGTCGGGCATGGCGGCAGGTTCCATATTTGCAGGCATGTACAAAGAACCGTATGATATAAAAGATAATCACTCCAGAATGGGAGTCGCTATTTCTCTGCTGATTGCTTATGGAATTATTCTGCTCATTACCAATCCATTTCAGGGACTTATAATTTCCCAAATGATTTTAAGTATTCAGCTTCCATTCACCATATTTTTACAGGTTTATCTTACTTCATCTCAAAAGGTTATGGGAAAGTACAGAAATACGCTATTCTCAAAAATACTACTTTATTCATTAGGCGTCATTGTGACATTGTTGAATATTGCTTTGTTCGTAAGTTTGTTTTAA
- a CDS encoding 7-carboxy-7-deazaguanine synthase QueE, producing the protein MRSKADEILLNVVEIFHSIQGEGANAGRSAVFVRLSNCNKNCWYCDTDWSKGETMSVSQILAEVNKFVGKKDYPNNLIIWTGGEPTLQLTDEILSHFSEYYNCIETNGTNPVPSLIKYISCSPKVKPEVLRKNFKHVNEFRYPIGDGDVLPDIAELPAADNYIVSPIFLGEAKKRFEQVDENVKYAIDFVKKNPRWRLSLQLHKLLNIP; encoded by the coding sequence ATGAGGAGTAAAGCTGATGAGATATTACTCAATGTTGTTGAAATTTTTCATTCAATTCAGGGCGAAGGCGCCAACGCGGGTCGTTCGGCTGTATTTGTAAGATTATCGAATTGTAATAAAAATTGCTGGTATTGCGATACTGATTGGAGTAAAGGTGAGACTATGTCTGTTTCTCAAATACTTGCAGAAGTAAATAAATTCGTTGGTAAAAAAGATTATCCGAATAATTTAATTATCTGGACTGGTGGAGAGCCTACTTTACAACTAACCGATGAAATTCTATCGCATTTTTCCGAGTATTATAATTGCATAGAAACAAATGGTACTAATCCTGTCCCATCGCTGATAAAATACATAAGCTGTAGTCCTAAAGTAAAACCGGAAGTGTTACGAAAAAACTTCAAACATGTAAATGAGTTTCGATATCCGATTGGTGACGGTGATGTACTTCCCGATATCGCAGAATTACCAGCGGCTGATAATTATATTGTTAGCCCTATCTTTTTAGGCGAAGCAAAAAAACGATTTGAACAAGTAGATGAAAATGTGAAGTATGCTATTGATTTTGTAAAGAAAAATCCTAGATGGAGGTTGTCACTACAGCTTCATAAACTATTAAATATCCCTTAA
- a CDS encoding winged helix-turn-helix domain-containing protein — protein sequence MKIENERILLNELDENLRALMIVPSYKLGAYTFNVQTRVLSFNGEETKLTRKETYLFVLFAANVNAMLDRKYMLTTIWKDDNYYNSRSMDVYICKLRKLLSKDPDITIINIHGKGYRIIVNQ from the coding sequence ATGAAAATTGAAAACGAAAGAATTTTGTTAAATGAATTAGATGAAAATCTAAGAGCACTTATGATTGTTCCGAGTTATAAACTGGGAGCTTACACGTTTAATGTACAAACCCGAGTACTTTCTTTCAATGGAGAAGAAACAAAACTTACACGTAAAGAAACTTATTTATTTGTACTGTTTGCAGCAAACGTTAACGCTATGCTGGATCGTAAGTACATGTTGACCACCATCTGGAAAGATGACAACTATTACAATTCAAGAAGCATGGATGTTTATATCTGTAAGCTGCGTAAATTACTCAGCAAAGATCCTGATATCACAATTATCAACATACATGGTAAAGGATACAGAATAATTGTAAATCAATAA
- a CDS encoding 6-pyruvoyl trahydropterin synthase family protein, translating into MYTISKEFHFSASHQLHGLKNDHPCGRIHGHNYTLKIFLRGEPNKDGFVQDYNDLKPISDWVNNTLDHRHLNDVFDFQTSVENMSKYIFDLFKPEFPLLVAVEMSETPKTNCRYEE; encoded by the coding sequence ATGTACACTATAAGTAAAGAGTTTCATTTTTCGGCGAGTCATCAATTACACGGTTTAAAAAATGATCACCCGTGTGGACGGATTCACGGACATAATTATACATTAAAAATATTTCTGAGGGGAGAACCAAACAAAGACGGTTTTGTACAGGATTATAATGACTTAAAACCAATTTCGGACTGGGTTAATAATACGCTTGATCACAGACATCTTAACGATGTATTTGATTTTCAGACCTCTGTGGAGAATATGAGTAAGTATATTTTTGATTTATTCAAACCCGAATTTCCATTGTTGGTGGCTGTCGAAATGAGTGAAACACCTAAAACGAATTGTAGATATGAGGAGTAA
- a CDS encoding Maf-like protein yields the protein MLANLANFQIILGSQSPRRKELLQGLNIPFEVKSIDVEETYPSQLVGVDIPMYLAEKKADAFAESMNSNTLLITADTIVWHEGRVFGKPRDKADATRMLKSLSGKTHQVITGVCISTLDKRKTFHVISEVRFARLSSDEIEYYLQNFSPYDKAGSYGVQEWIGYIGVEYIEGSYFNVMGLPVQRLYAELKRWKK from the coding sequence ATGCTTGCTAATCTTGCCAATTTTCAAATAATACTTGGATCTCAATCGCCACGCAGAAAAGAGCTTCTTCAGGGGTTAAATATACCTTTTGAAGTAAAATCCATTGACGTAGAAGAAACTTACCCCAGTCAACTTGTTGGAGTTGACATTCCAATGTATCTGGCTGAGAAAAAGGCTGATGCTTTTGCTGAATCTATGAACAGCAATACGTTACTGATAACTGCCGATACAATTGTTTGGCACGAGGGTCGTGTATTTGGAAAACCCCGGGATAAAGCTGATGCTACACGCATGCTCAAATCTCTTTCGGGCAAAACTCATCAGGTTATTACTGGAGTTTGCATCAGCACACTGGATAAACGAAAAACGTTTCACGTAATTTCAGAAGTAAGATTCGCCAGATTAAGCAGCGATGAGATAGAGTATTACCTTCAAAATTTCAGTCCTTATGATAAAGCAGGTTCATACGGAGTACAGGAATGGATAGGGTACATCGGGGTTGAATATATAGAAGGATCTTATTTTAATGTAATGGGATTACCTGTTCAACGCCTTTATGCAGAGCTAAAACGGTGGAAGAAGTAG
- a CDS encoding Bax inhibitor-1/YccA family protein, which produces MDNFYEISKEQEIAETKRFFVRVYSWMSMALIITGLVAYRTANSPEILSLIFGERFVFYGLMILELVLVGVLVGAINKMSAITATIVFILYSVLNGVTLSAIFFVFTADSIANVFFIAAGTFAAMSAYGYFTKSDLTKIGNILFMALIGLVIASLVNMFLKSEMLYWISSYAGVLIFVGLIAYDTQKLKKLNIIGNEDTDEGKKVAIIGALTLYLDFINLFLYLLRIFGKRR; this is translated from the coding sequence ATGGATAACTTTTATGAGATTTCAAAAGAACAGGAAATAGCAGAAACCAAACGTTTTTTTGTAAGAGTTTATAGCTGGATGTCAATGGCATTAATCATTACCGGGCTGGTAGCTTATCGTACCGCCAATTCGCCTGAAATTCTCAGTTTAATTTTCGGTGAAAGGTTTGTATTTTATGGATTGATGATTCTGGAATTAGTGCTTGTTGGTGTTTTAGTGGGTGCTATCAATAAAATGTCGGCCATTACAGCCACTATTGTTTTTATTTTATACTCGGTTCTCAACGGAGTAACATTATCAGCCATTTTCTTTGTATTTACAGCCGATTCAATTGCTAACGTATTCTTTATTGCAGCCGGTACATTTGCAGCCATGAGCGCTTATGGATATTTTACAAAATCGGACTTGACAAAAATTGGTAATATCCTGTTTATGGCACTTATCGGATTGGTTATCGCCTCATTGGTAAATATGTTCCTGAAAAGTGAAATGCTTTACTGGATTAGTTCTTATGCCGGAGTGTTGATATTTGTAGGGTTGATAGCCTATGATACGCAGAAACTAAAGAAACTCAACATTATTGGTAATGAAGATACCGATGAAGGTAAGAAAGTAGCCATTATCGGAGCGTTGACTTTATATCTCGATTTCATCAACCTGTTTCTTTACCTGTTGCGTATTTTTGGAAAAAGAAGATAA
- a CDS encoding universal stress protein, with amino-acid sequence MVLIQIQQISTAKTLLISASKLATQLGKEFGLLSFVATDELISERENQLNGLLNETIQAKIIVRNSNESALTEICEELEASFLFIQLPNNQLRSIRSQLKFCRDLRIPYLFFKDSFGELDLKRVLLPIGFLEEELEKAQFAAAFGRFCNSEIKMLLANDYGSKAAANAEKMKSLFDKFDFKYSLDKATKDSFKVEQESVQLAENMNAGIIIVSASRDYGLDDIIFGPKEYHVVNKSTIPVLLVNPRGDLYALCD; translated from the coding sequence ATGGTTTTAATTCAAATTCAACAAATAAGTACGGCTAAGACTTTGCTCATAAGTGCTTCTAAGCTAGCAACTCAACTGGGGAAAGAGTTTGGTTTGCTTAGTTTTGTTGCTACTGATGAATTGATTTCGGAACGTGAAAATCAATTGAATGGTTTATTGAATGAAACTATTCAAGCTAAAATAATCGTAAGAAATTCCAATGAATCCGCATTGACGGAAATCTGTGAAGAGTTGGAAGCTTCATTTTTATTTATTCAACTTCCGAACAATCAACTCAGGTCTATCCGTAGTCAGTTGAAATTCTGTAGAGACTTACGCATTCCGTATTTGTTTTTTAAGGATTCATTCGGCGAACTGGATTTAAAACGTGTTTTATTACCGATAGGTTTTTTAGAAGAAGAGCTCGAAAAAGCGCAATTTGCAGCTGCTTTTGGTAGATTCTGTAACTCGGAGATTAAGATGCTACTGGCCAACGATTATGGTTCAAAAGCTGCTGCAAATGCAGAAAAGATGAAGTCATTATTCGATAAGTTTGACTTTAAATATTCGCTGGATAAAGCAACAAAAGACAGCTTTAAAGTAGAACAGGAATCCGTTCAGTTAGCGGAGAATATGAATGCCGGAATTATAATTGTCTCTGCTTCGCGCGATTATGGCTTGGATGATATCATTTTTGGACCAAAAGAATACCATGTTGTAAACAAATCAACGATACCCGTTTTATTGGTCAATCCTCGTGGAGATTTATATGCACTTTGCGACTAA